A part of Desulfobacter sp. genomic DNA contains:
- a CDS encoding transporter substrate-binding domain-containing protein gives MKKVLVSLFVLAFLFVSAPAFSADINLAKTSTIESIVKSGQLRVGFESGYLPFEMTNTKGQYIGFDVDMAKALSKAMGVKYAPVNTAWDGIIPGLITDKYDIIISGMTLTQERNLAINFTEPYIVVGQAILVNKKHAGKIKSYKDLNDPKYTVCSKLGTTGEQAVKRLIPKATYKSFEVEAEACMEVIQGNADATVYDLPLVEFFQATHGEGKTFALNKPFTFEPLAMAVKKGDPDFLNFLNNFIRQYKNDGRWQKSYDKWIKSNEWQKDLAAE, from the coding sequence ATGAAAAAAGTTCTTGTTTCGTTATTTGTACTGGCATTCCTATTTGTATCCGCCCCGGCCTTCAGTGCCGACATCAATCTGGCCAAAACGTCCACCATTGAGTCCATCGTAAAATCAGGGCAGCTGCGCGTCGGTTTTGAATCCGGCTACCTCCCCTTTGAGATGACCAACACCAAGGGACAGTACATCGGCTTTGATGTTGATATGGCAAAAGCCCTGTCCAAGGCCATGGGCGTTAAATACGCACCGGTGAACACTGCTTGGGACGGCATCATCCCCGGCCTGATCACCGACAAGTATGACATCATCATTTCCGGTATGACCCTGACCCAGGAAAGAAACCTGGCCATCAACTTCACCGAGCCCTACATCGTTGTGGGACAGGCCATCCTGGTCAACAAAAAACACGCCGGCAAAATCAAATCCTACAAAGACCTTAACGATCCCAAATACACCGTATGCTCCAAACTGGGCACCACCGGCGAACAGGCCGTTAAACGCCTGATCCCCAAAGCCACCTACAAATCCTTTGAGGTTGAAGCCGAAGCCTGCATGGAAGTTATCCAGGGCAATGCCGACGCCACTGTATACGATCTTCCCCTGGTCGAGTTCTTCCAGGCCACCCACGGCGAAGGCAAAACCTTTGCCCTGAACAAACCTTTTACCTTTGAGCCCCTGGCCATGGCAGTGAAAAAGGGCGATCCCGATTTCCTGAACTTCCTGAACAACTTCATCCGCCAGTATAAAAACGACGGCAGATGGCAGAAATCCTATGACAAATGGATCAAGTCCAACGAATGGCAGAAAGATCTTGCAGCAGAATAA
- a CDS encoding ABC transporter permease subunit (The N-terminal region of this protein, as described by TIGR01726, is a three transmembrane segment that identifies a subfamily of ABC transporter permease subunits, which specificities that include histidine, arginine, glutamine, glutamate, L-cystine (sic), the opines (in Agrobacterium) octopine and nopaline, etc.), whose amino-acid sequence MEEKVSNIKRLSNPTAYTASVIGFIVLICTVIGAVYGATVAVDYQWRWFKVPKYFMYKPVVAIHAEGDGEIKTIAPNKDKVAITVEIDGDETTYTVPKGSFDWVEGDMVSPGDIIAEYEGGWKPGILAKGLWVTLKISFISTILGILLGIIGGVARVSDTPVLKWSAITYVEIIRGSPLLVQIMIFYFVLGTTMNSILMMNGIPKLNPEWYGIMALSVFTGAYVVEIVRAGIEAIHPGQVEAARSQGMTYFQCMFHIILPQALKTILPPLAGQFINLIKDSSLLGMISIRELTKATREGITTSLQTFELWFVCAILYLSMTFTLSMFVQYLERRTATR is encoded by the coding sequence ATGGAAGAAAAAGTATCCAACATCAAGCGGCTGAGCAACCCCACGGCTTACACCGCTTCCGTGATCGGATTTATTGTCCTGATCTGCACGGTCATCGGCGCCGTATACGGGGCCACCGTGGCCGTGGATTACCAGTGGCGCTGGTTTAAGGTGCCCAAATATTTTATGTACAAACCAGTGGTGGCCATCCATGCCGAGGGGGACGGTGAAATCAAAACCATTGCCCCGAACAAGGATAAGGTTGCCATTACCGTCGAAATCGACGGCGACGAAACCACCTATACCGTTCCCAAGGGGTCCTTTGACTGGGTCGAAGGGGATATGGTTTCCCCCGGGGATATCATTGCCGAATACGAAGGGGGCTGGAAACCGGGCATCCTTGCCAAGGGGCTATGGGTCACCCTGAAAATTTCATTTATTTCCACGATCCTGGGGATCCTGCTGGGCATCATCGGCGGGGTGGCCAGGGTGTCGGATACGCCGGTGCTCAAATGGTCGGCCATCACCTATGTGGAAATCATCAGGGGGTCGCCCCTGCTGGTTCAGATCATGATTTTTTATTTTGTTCTGGGCACCACCATGAATTCCATTCTGATGATGAACGGGATTCCCAAGCTCAATCCGGAATGGTACGGTATCATGGCGCTCTCCGTGTTCACCGGTGCCTATGTGGTGGAGATTGTCAGGGCCGGTATCGAGGCCATCCATCCCGGACAGGTGGAAGCGGCAAGGTCCCAGGGCATGACCTATTTCCAGTGTATGTTTCACATCATCCTGCCCCAGGCCCTGAAAACCATCCTGCCGCCCCTGGCCGGCCAGTTCATCAACCTGATCAAGGACTCCTCCCTGCTGGGCATGATTTCCATCCGGGAATTGACCAAGGCCACCCGTGAGGGGATCACGACAAGCCTCCAGACTTTTGAGCTCTGGTTTGTCTGTGCCATCCTTTACCTGAGCATGACCTTTACGCTTTCCATGTTTGTCCAGTATCTGGAAAGGAGGACGGCTACAAGATGA
- a CDS encoding amino acid ABC transporter ATP-binding protein, whose product MIEVKNIYKTFFVPHEVKALVDVTNTINAGEVVVVIGPSGSGKSTFLRCLNRLETADHGQIMVDGVDIFDPKTDINKVRMEMGMVFQSFNLFPHQTILGNVTLAQKLVRKRTKKEREDKAMALLEKVGIANKANAWPSNLSGGQQQRVAIARALAMDPKIMLFDEPTSALDPEMIGEVLDVMKTLAKEGMTMVCVTHEMGFAREVADRVIFMDEGKIIEEGTPEHFFTNPTHARTQLFLKQIL is encoded by the coding sequence ATGATAGAAGTCAAAAATATCTATAAGACATTTTTCGTCCCCCACGAGGTCAAGGCCCTGGTGGATGTTACCAATACCATAAACGCCGGCGAGGTGGTGGTGGTCATCGGGCCCTCCGGCTCGGGCAAATCCACCTTCCTGCGCTGCCTCAATCGCCTGGAAACCGCCGACCACGGCCAGATCATGGTGGACGGGGTGGATATATTCGATCCCAAAACCGACATCAACAAGGTCAGGATGGAAATGGGAATGGTCTTCCAGTCATTCAACCTTTTCCCCCACCAGACCATCCTCGGCAACGTGACCCTTGCCCAGAAACTGGTGAGGAAACGGACCAAAAAGGAGCGGGAGGACAAGGCCATGGCCCTGCTGGAAAAAGTGGGCATCGCCAACAAGGCCAATGCCTGGCCTTCCAATCTTTCCGGCGGCCAGCAGCAGCGGGTGGCCATTGCCAGGGCACTGGCCATGGATCCCAAGATCATGCTCTTTGACGAGCCCACCTCGGCCCTGGACCCGGAAATGATCGGCGAGGTCCTGGATGTCATGAAAACCCTGGCCAAAGAAGGCATGACCATGGTCTGCGTCACCCATGAAATGGGCTTTGCCCGGGAAGTGGCCGACCGGGTCATTTTCATGGACGAGGGTAAGATCATAGAAGAGGGGACCCCGGAGCATTTTTTCACCAACCCCACCCATGCCCGTACCCAGCTCTTTCTCAAGCAGATCCTTTAG
- a CDS encoding tetratricopeptide repeat protein, whose product MDKNYIYGLASIYSRLNEKIASLELDKDGNFCGTCVQCCHHRYRFPVSSMEIDYILHHHEGLDFQDAFIDYINGRLKGSGGTPARCPYSSEAGCLIYEARPMCCRIYGFAPYRPLLAGCSYIGIREETKKIWRTLVPIFNEFIGFRNSFFARSLEAFTPKTITDFLDRGILFLAASTPEKALAEFRGALDLNPDDPLVHACMGEYHEAIGEIETALDRYRHSLVLDSYDYATHLKIGLILQKQEQFEAAFDHYKKALDIDPYNAGAWGNIGQIYAASGRMRDARDAYQWAISFDPANPVYHMCLGSVFYAENDPEQTIVHMERALALSPAEDMASFCQSCIAESKKNIQSCK is encoded by the coding sequence TTGGACAAAAATTATATTTACGGGCTGGCAAGTATTTACAGCCGCCTCAACGAAAAAATTGCCTCCCTTGAATTGGATAAGGACGGTAATTTTTGCGGGACCTGTGTCCAGTGCTGCCACCACAGGTATCGGTTTCCGGTGTCCTCCATGGAGATCGACTATATTCTCCATCACCATGAAGGACTCGATTTCCAGGATGCTTTTATTGATTATATCAACGGGCGGCTGAAGGGATCCGGCGGTACCCCGGCCCGATGCCCCTACAGTTCCGAGGCAGGTTGTCTCATTTACGAGGCCCGGCCCATGTGCTGCCGGATCTACGGGTTTGCGCCTTACCGTCCCCTGTTGGCGGGCTGCAGCTATATCGGAATCCGGGAGGAAACCAAAAAGATATGGCGGACCCTGGTGCCCATCTTCAATGAGTTCATCGGGTTCAGGAACAGTTTTTTTGCCCGGTCTCTTGAGGCGTTCACCCCCAAAACCATCACGGATTTTCTGGACAGAGGGATTCTTTTCCTGGCCGCCAGTACGCCTGAAAAAGCCCTTGCCGAGTTTCGGGGAGCCCTGGATCTGAATCCCGATGATCCCCTGGTCCACGCCTGCATGGGTGAATACCACGAGGCGATTGGGGAGATTGAAACGGCCCTGGATCGTTACCGGCACAGCCTGGTGCTTGATTCCTACGATTATGCCACCCATCTGAAAATCGGTTTGATCTTACAGAAGCAGGAACAATTTGAGGCGGCATTCGACCATTATAAAAAAGCCCTGGATATCGATCCCTACAATGCCGGAGCATGGGGGAATATCGGACAGATATACGCCGCTTCAGGCCGGATGAGGGATGCCAGGGATGCCTATCAATGGGCCATCAGCTTTGATCCGGCCAATCCGGTTTACCACATGTGCCTGGGGTCGGTTTTTTATGCTGAAAACGATCCGGAGCAGACCATTGTCCATATGGAGCGGGCCCTGGCCCTCAGCCCGGCGGAAGATATGGCCAGCTTCTGCCAAAGTTGTATTGCCGAGAGCAAAAAGAATATCCAGTCCTGTAAATAG
- a CDS encoding N-acyl homoserine lactonase family protein codes for MGTTYTIHPVAMGTKVFDKSMMTYQHGQGETYTIPIFTWIIKGGDKNILVDTGEMNPIRSQDREAAIKGKIYTFEEGLEKHGLTPADIDIVIHTHLHMDHCENDYKCENATFYVRQEELDAVHNPHPLDYRYLEDYIEDVEDNGQITVVTEDMEIVEGIRVVHTPVHTRGGLTVFIDTPKGKAAITGFCIIDENYDPPPEIRGMEMDVIPPGTHVDVYEAYDIMARIKEEADILIPLHEPRFASMDAIGN; via the coding sequence ATGGGCACCACATACACCATCCATCCCGTCGCCATGGGGACCAAAGTCTTTGACAAAAGTATGATGACATACCAGCACGGCCAGGGCGAAACCTATACCATTCCCATTTTTACCTGGATCATCAAGGGCGGAGACAAAAATATTCTGGTGGACACCGGGGAGATGAATCCCATCCGGTCCCAAGACCGGGAGGCGGCCATCAAGGGCAAGATATACACCTTTGAAGAGGGCCTGGAAAAACACGGCCTGACCCCTGCCGACATCGACATCGTCATTCACACCCACCTGCACATGGACCATTGCGAGAACGATTATAAATGCGAAAATGCAACCTTTTACGTCCGCCAGGAGGAACTGGACGCCGTCCACAATCCCCATCCCCTGGACTACCGCTACCTGGAGGATTATATCGAGGATGTGGAGGACAACGGCCAGATCACCGTGGTTACCGAAGATATGGAAATTGTCGAGGGTATTCGGGTGGTCCATACCCCGGTCCACACCAGGGGGGGGCTCACGGTATTCATCGACACCCCAAAGGGCAAGGCGGCCATCACCGGTTTTTGCATCATTGATGAAAATTACGATCCCCCACCCGAAATCCGGGGCATGGAAATGGATGTGATTCCGCCCGGGACCCATGTGGATGTCTATGAAGCCTATGATATCATGGCCCGGATCAAGGAAGAGGCGGATATTCTCATCCCTCTCCATGAGCCGCGCTTTGCCTCAATGGACGCCATCGGCAATTAA
- a CDS encoding YeeE/YedE family protein, giving the protein MTILLAILIGIFFGFALQRVGATNPQNIINMLRLKDLHLMKAIFFAIGISSTLLFVLMAAGVIDAGHLSVKSSYIGVIVGGALLGLGFAVAGYCPGTGLTALADGRKDALFFVGGGLLGALIYTLVYGSIKGTGLFDKIAGGKVMLATGSDKFQALLPFIPGTALAAAIGIAFMLIAWKLPDKV; this is encoded by the coding sequence ATGACGATCTTACTTGCAATCCTGATTGGAATATTCTTCGGATTTGCCCTTCAACGGGTCGGGGCGACGAACCCCCAAAACATTATCAATATGCTGCGCTTAAAGGACCTACACCTTATGAAAGCCATCTTTTTTGCCATTGGAATCAGCAGTACCCTTTTGTTTGTGCTGATGGCCGCTGGCGTCATCGACGCCGGGCACCTTTCTGTAAAGAGCAGCTACATTGGCGTCATCGTGGGTGGCGCGCTGCTGGGCCTGGGATTTGCCGTGGCCGGTTACTGCCCCGGCACGGGCCTGACCGCGCTGGCAGACGGTCGGAAGGACGCCCTGTTTTTTGTGGGGGGCGGCCTGCTGGGTGCCCTGATTTACACCCTGGTCTACGGCAGCATCAAAGGGACGGGGCTATTTGATAAAATCGCTGGCGGGAAGGTGATGCTGGCAACAGGTTCGGATAAATTCCAGGCATTGTTGCCCTTTATCCCGGGCACCGCTCTGGCCGCCGCCATCGGGATTGCGTTCATGCTTATTGCCTGGAAACTACCTGACAAAGTCTGA
- a CDS encoding YeeE/YedE family protein, giving the protein MNGQLNWFKGGLLLGAAFLVAVAFVKPIGVSTQFVIADGIVWNLFSDEVVQKAPDSKTGYSSPNAYLNKSGGKYAKNVANPVNYSFVFVIAMVAGAWLSSRLGGPKPTASDRNAPEVWRRRFGENPTLRYVTVFFAGLIVLFGARLAGGCTSGHMMSGMMQTSLSGYLFAFGAFAAAVPAAVLVYKRN; this is encoded by the coding sequence ATGAACGGACAATTGAACTGGTTTAAAGGAGGTCTTTTACTGGGAGCGGCTTTCCTTGTCGCGGTTGCTTTCGTCAAACCCATCGGTGTATCAACACAATTTGTCATTGCCGACGGCATAGTGTGGAACCTGTTCTCAGACGAGGTGGTCCAAAAAGCCCCTGATAGCAAAACAGGCTACTCAAGCCCTAATGCATATCTGAATAAAAGCGGCGGCAAATACGCTAAAAACGTTGCCAACCCGGTGAACTACAGCTTTGTATTTGTCATTGCCATGGTTGCAGGGGCATGGTTATCCTCCCGCCTGGGCGGCCCCAAGCCCACAGCGTCTGACCGGAATGCACCCGAAGTCTGGCGCCGGCGCTTCGGGGAGAATCCCACATTGCGTTACGTGACCGTATTTTTTGCCGGATTGATCGTACTTTTTGGCGCCCGGCTGGCCGGCGGCTGCACCAGCGGGCACATGATGAGCGGTATGATGCAGACATCATTGAGCGGCTATCTGTTCGCATTCGGAGCCTTTGCCGCGGCCGTTCCGGCAGCCGTTTTAGTCTATAAAAGAAACTAG
- a CDS encoding helix-turn-helix transcriptional regulator: MEQFDPQRLEENAEKAAKLLKIMSHPSRLMVLCHLLKGECPVSVLNQAVPLSQSALSQHLAGLRKAGLVDTRRERQVIYYRLNSRAVSGILEALYNIYCNKNHEEK, encoded by the coding sequence ATGGAACAATTTGATCCTCAAAGACTTGAAGAAAACGCAGAAAAGGCTGCGAAGCTGCTCAAAATCATGAGCCACCCCAGCCGCCTGATGGTGTTGTGCCACCTGTTGAAAGGTGAATGCCCTGTCAGCGTACTCAATCAAGCTGTTCCCTTAAGTCAGTCGGCCCTTTCCCAGCATCTGGCAGGCTTGCGAAAGGCAGGTCTTGTGGACACACGGCGGGAGCGCCAGGTGATCTATTACCGCCTCAACAGCCGGGCAGTGTCAGGGATACTTGAGGCGCTTTACAACATCTATTGCAATAAAAACCATGAGGAGAAATAA